Genomic window (Takifugu rubripes chromosome 1, fTakRub1.2, whole genome shotgun sequence):
CATGTCTTACTCAGGACTGGTCATATGACTGCTGGTAGTTCCGCTTTAGCGCTCACAATCCGCTTTCTGTCACGATTCTATCGCGTCTTCTTCAgcctaataaataaatgaacacatttcaCTTTACTATGTCTCCTGAAATCTGACCATTCGGGTGAAGGCGCACCTGATGCTGAATGATGTACCGTACGTAAAGCCCATGTCCCTGAGATTGGATCAGTCAAAAGGAAGAAGTGGCTAAACAGCTGTGAAGGTCGAGGCAATCATGCTGTCAGCAAACGCCTGTTTGGATCTGCATTTCAAACttttagtgggttttttttcccctcccataGTAAAAGGGTGTGTTCTGAAATTTTCCGTGTCGTTTTTGCTTTTAGCTTTATTTGTATAATCACAACTATATTCTGTGGTCCATACACTGGTTTAGTAATTCATAGCTGAATGAAGCCGCGGTATAAACCTGTTTAAGACAGGCTGcattactttttttttgtcagtgtgGGATCAGTCCTCATCTTTTAATGATTGGTGACTgcatatttttcttattttgtgcATAAATTGATACTGCTGTCATTTTTCCTCAACAGGTGTACATGGAGATAGTTTAACAATACTGCAGGCTCCAGATTTTGTGTCTTTCCAGAAAGGCGACTGGCCCATTTCTGGAGAGAATATTCCTGATCTTGTGGCTCTGACCATGGGATTTTCAGTTAAAGAggtacctttaaaaaaaaaaaaaaaccaaaaaaaaatacaccacACAAAACAACCTTCCCCCCAATCTCTTGAAGTGTTATTGAAATATTATCACACATCTGTTGCAGCTTTCTTTGGTTTTCCAAACTTTGGAGCAAAGTTCATGATCTTTAGAGTACAGTTTGAAGTAATTGTACCTGATTTATACATACTAAGTGACACAGCAAAATGCACCTTATCAACTcatgaatatactgtatgttggcAGTGTCACGTGCCTGCTGCCCCTGGTGGTAAAATACTTACAGCAGTTGACAATTATGCTAACTTGGCTTTAACGGtatgtgtttctttttgtgtgtgcttCTGTGTATAGGATCTGTCGTGGCCAGGCCTCCAGGCTGGTCCGCTGTTCAGCCGTCCCCGGGCTAACGTACTGTTGGTGGTGAGGGGCGTTAATAACCTGAACCTGCCAAAGAGTGTTGCCTCTTATCCTTTGGAGAATGTGAGTGAGATTGGACTGTGATGAAGACTGAAAACAATCCTGGAAAACATATTGTATCATCTGCACTGCAGTTACTCTTGGTTTTTCAGTGGGATGTCTTTTCCCCCTTCCCATGCAGCCAGTTCCCTTCACCTTGGACAGTGTTGCAGAGACGGTCCACTCTCTGTTTAATGAAGACACCCCTGTAGTCCTGCAGCTGGCCCCCAGTGAAGAGGTACTGAAAATACTAAACAACATACAGTTGCTATCTGTTGGATCACATAAAGAGGCAcattgttcttgtttttgttttttttttcagaggtTGTACATGCTAGGAAAGGCTAATGCTGTGTTTGAGGACCTACCGGTTACTTTACAGCAGATCCGTGCTCGCTTATCCCAGGATGGCTCCGTGCTGACCTCTCTGCCACTAAACTCTCTCAGCAGAAATGCAGAAGTATGTTCCCAAAGACGAAGTTATGTAAAGCTGCATTATTTTAATGCAATGGTTTGATATAAATGGCTGCATTTATCATGTGCTCCTGGTTTTGTGTTCCAGGCTGATTTGCTCTTCCTGTCTGAGGTCCAAGTTTTGCACGATATCACCGCTTTAGTAAGTGGTTGCTAAAACGCTGCCCAGAACAGCAGTTCTTGTTCTTTAGTGTAATTGTGTGATTGCCCTTTGttagctgcagaaacacaaacacttggCAAAGGACCATTCTCCTGACATTTATTCTTTGGAGTTGTCTGGCTTGGAGGAGCTCAGCAGGCTTTACGGACCAGACTCGCCCCAGTACCGTGATGCCACAGCCATTCTAGCCACTGTCCTCCAGAAAGTAAGAACAAGATCCTAATTGGATTATCGATCCCCCACCCTTGGTGTTGGATTCATCCTCCGCATGTAATGCTGTTTGTACTTCAGTTTGGCGAGGAAGTGTACGGCCTGTATGGTAAGAGTGCTGTGGTGGAGGTTGTTACCGTCAAGACATTCGAGGCTCCTCTGACCAGGAAGTCCCGCTCGATCCTGGAGTCCAGACAGATTGTAAGTTTGAAGCAGATCAGCTCCAGAATGGTGAGATTCTGTTTAGTTTCAACCATCTCTTTGATCGTCACCTGCAGAGTAATCCAGGAAGCCCGTACAACCTGGCCTACAAGTACAACTATGAATACGCTGTGGTCTTCAACATTGTGCTGTGGCTGATGATCGCTCTCGCCCTCGCCCTCGTCGTCATCGCTTACAACCTGTGGAACATGGACCCGGGCTACGACAGCATCATCTACCGCATGACCAATCAGAAGATCAGGATGGACTAGGTCCTGACcgtcctgtcctccctcttcatcctcctagTGAATAATCTGTGTTCTGTGAGCTGGTGTTTTGTGAACTGTGACAGTGAGATGAAGGACAGGCATGATTACCAGTTTTACCACTTTGTTAACAAAACTGAAATATGAAACTGGAGATAAACGTCGTCGTGGTAACGGATTCCTGCCTACATGAAGTGGCTCCACGCTTTATTCCAGTGAACAAATTCAACCGTTCTCCCTGTCTCGTTTCATTCCTCAAGACTTTTAACCTTTCACTGTTTCCGTGGTGATAGCAGTtgtattttgattgtaaaaatgAGTTGAAAGGATGAGCTAtatttgttttctgtgtgttgaGTTTGTCTTGCTATGTGAAACTTTTAAGTTAAATATGTGTATATATTGAATATTCACTTCTGAGAAACTGCTGTAAAGTGAAAAGTGTTAATTGCAGGTAGCTCTTACACGACTGCCTTTCCAGATAATTAATGCATATTCATCACACATTGTAGATCACATTGTTTGTTGGTAGAATTAATAGTAATAAATGATAATATTGAGACTGTAAATTGCAGAAGACCGCCTGGCAATAAATTATTATGTGGATTCTCTCGGTGTCATCATTTGAGCTGCTAAATAACGTTGGCCAagtatttgttttttctttaacataCTTTATTaatacagcagcagagctgtcagACCTGCTCAGCCTCTGAGGGGAGGTTGGTGAGTCGGCCATCATTCACTGCAGTACATTAAGAGACGGCGGAGAAGCAGTGGAACTATTTCTGTTGTCTCCAAAGTGAACACAGTTGCTGTTAGCCTTATTTGTGTGCATGGTGGTGCACTGTTGTG
Coding sequences:
- the atp6ap2 gene encoding renin receptor, encoding MSPTDCGRMEAVFSAAFFICFLVTGSVHGDSLTILQAPDFVSFQKGDWPISGENIPDLVALTMGFSVKEDLSWPGLQAGPLFSRPRANVLLVVRGVNNLNLPKSVASYPLENPVPFTLDSVAETVHSLFNEDTPVVLQLAPSEERLYMLGKANAVFEDLPVTLQQIRARLSQDGSVLTSLPLNSLSRNAEADLLFLSEVQVLHDITALLQKHKHLAKDHSPDIYSLELSGLEELSRLYGPDSPQYRDATAILATVLQKFGEEVYGLYGKSAVVEVVTVKTFEAPLTRKSRSILESRQISNPGSPYNLAYKYNYEYAVVFNIVLWLMIALALALVVIAYNLWNMDPGYDSIIYRMTNQKIRMD